The Kordia sp. SMS9 genome window below encodes:
- a CDS encoding T9SS type A sorting domain-containing protein produces the protein MRKQLPLVVVFILCVLGITGLQAQTLNETMGTGSGVSITTGDFNTFYGDSTGSFITSGSRVTLFGYSAGRSVTTSELVAIGYLAGYSNTTGFDNTFMGYEAGRLTTTGGDNTFIGAESGENNTTGYDNTFVGEESGANNTTGYENTFIGEDAGFSNTTGYKQTFVGNEVGISSDVGYRNTGIGSESMSDVDDGHHNTGVGDSAAIDIGDGIYNTMVGAAAGVATEWADYNTFIGAQAGWDNNRTNNTSNANHNTYVGFSTGFTNREGQYNVGMGSLADFDNTNRSNTMFFGYDITASNNNVMGFGNYSFIDGQYSISLGIDHDIRGDYSIMMGYLGNMGTLADYSVGIGDRVNVAENDAVGIGRSVDIDNQFAIAIGSTTIAQNDGAIVMGYQASSTDPSALNPTNNIAIGNAANVQGTNSVAIGNAATAVNDNTMVLGGVTNPLSVGIGTDTPNANASLDLTGATKGLQLNRMTTAERTAFGSSLGATDEGMVVYDSETDNSFYWDGTQWKGMMDTDTDTQDLSLVTNTLSLTDGGSVDLSPYLDNTDAQAISVAADVLSITGDAGTVDLSPYLDNTDSQAISVSSDILSITGDAGTVDLSGYLDNTDNQDLAISANVLSISGGMTTIDLSGYLDNTDEQDLSLSGTTLNISGGTGVDLAPLQDGTGTDAQAISVASDILSITGNASTVDLSGYLDNTDSQNLSLSGTTLNITGGTGVDLASLADGTGTDDQNLTSATLSGNTLTVAIEGGTSVNVDLSPILSALEAENIAQQAQIDDLITRVDAIEVCACDGTLSVVPANNANRSGAILYQNIPNPFNNTSSIRYFIPQELTGDAAIVFVNTAGQVISNVELTQKGDQELNINTNSLSSGMYYYTLYVGGKKVATKKMIIE, from the coding sequence ATGAGAAAACAATTACCCCTCGTAGTTGTGTTTATTCTGTGTGTATTAGGAATTACAGGATTACAAGCACAAACACTCAATGAGACTATGGGTACTGGTTCCGGAGTAAGTATCACTACTGGAGACTTCAACACATTTTACGGAGATAGTACAGGTAGTTTTATCACTTCCGGATCAAGAGTTACCCTTTTTGGATACAGCGCAGGACGAAGCGTTACTACAAGTGAGCTTGTGGCTATTGGGTATCTAGCAGGATATTCAAATACCACAGGTTTTGATAATACCTTTATGGGATACGAAGCAGGTCGTTTGACCACTACTGGTGGAGATAACACATTTATCGGAGCGGAATCTGGAGAAAACAATACGACTGGTTACGATAACACGTTCGTCGGTGAAGAATCTGGAGCAAATAACACTACTGGTTACGAAAACACATTCATCGGAGAAGATGCAGGTTTTAGTAACACTACTGGTTACAAACAAACATTTGTTGGTAACGAAGTAGGTATTTCTTCTGATGTAGGATACCGAAATACAGGTATTGGTAGTGAATCTATGAGTGACGTTGATGACGGTCACCACAACACAGGAGTTGGAGATTCTGCTGCAATTGATATTGGTGACGGTATTTACAACACCATGGTTGGTGCCGCTGCGGGTGTTGCTACAGAATGGGCAGATTATAACACATTCATTGGAGCACAAGCTGGTTGGGATAACAACCGTACAAATAATACATCAAACGCAAACCACAACACGTATGTAGGTTTCTCTACTGGTTTTACAAACCGTGAAGGACAATATAACGTTGGTATGGGATCGTTAGCAGATTTTGACAATACAAACCGTTCAAATACAATGTTCTTTGGGTACGACATTACTGCAAGTAACAACAACGTCATGGGATTTGGTAACTACTCTTTCATAGATGGACAGTACTCAATTTCTTTAGGTATTGATCATGACATTCGTGGAGATTACTCTATTATGATGGGATATTTAGGAAATATGGGAACCTTAGCCGATTACTCAGTTGGTATTGGTGATCGTGTGAATGTTGCAGAAAATGATGCCGTTGGTATTGGTCGTTCAGTTGATATTGACAATCAATTTGCCATTGCCATTGGTTCTACTACAATTGCACAAAATGATGGAGCTATTGTTATGGGATATCAAGCTTCTTCTACGGATCCAAGTGCTTTAAATCCTACAAATAACATTGCTATTGGTAATGCAGCAAACGTACAAGGAACAAATTCAGTTGCTATTGGTAATGCGGCAACTGCCGTAAATGATAATACCATGGTTCTTGGTGGAGTTACAAACCCATTAAGTGTCGGTATTGGTACAGATACACCAAACGCAAATGCTTCTTTAGATTTAACAGGCGCAACTAAAGGTTTACAATTAAACCGTATGACAACCGCAGAACGTACTGCTTTTGGAAGCTCATTAGGAGCAACCGACGAAGGTATGGTTGTATACGATTCCGAAACTGACAATTCATTCTATTGGGATGGAACGCAGTGGAAAGGAATGATGGACACTGATACCGATACACAAGATCTATCATTGGTTACAAATACATTAAGCTTAACAGATGGAGGCTCAGTAGATCTTTCTCCATATTTAGACAATACAGATGCACAAGCAATTTCTGTTGCTGCTGATGTATTAAGCATTACAGGAGATGCAGGAACTGTAGATTTATCTCCATATTTAGATAATACTGATAGTCAAGCAATTTCTGTTTCAAGTGATATATTAAGTATTACAGGAGATGCTGGAACCGTAGATTTATCAGGATATTTAGACAATACAGACAATCAAGATTTAGCAATTTCGGCAAACGTATTAAGTATTTCTGGAGGAATGACAACGATTGATTTATCAGGGTATTTAGACAATACAGATGAGCAAGATTTATCATTATCTGGCACAACGTTAAATATTTCTGGTGGAACTGGTGTTGATTTAGCTCCATTACAAGACGGAACAGGTACAGATGCACAGGCAATTTCTGTTGCTTCAGATATATTGAGCATTACAGGAAACGCTTCTACAGTAGATTTATCAGGATATTTAGACAACACGGATAGTCAAAACTTATCATTATCTGGGACAACTTTAAATATTACAGGAGGAACCGGTGTTGATTTAGCTTCGCTTGCAGACGGAACAGGAACAGATGATCAAAACTTAACATCTGCAACGTTGTCTGGAAATACATTAACGGTTGCGATTGAAGGAGGAACTTCAGTAAACGTTGATTTATCTCCAATCTTATCAGCTTTAGAAGCAGAAAATATTGCACAACAAGCACAAATTGATGACTTAATCACAAGAGTAGATGCTATTGAAGTATGTGCATGTGATGGAACACTTTCAGTAGTTCCTGCAAACAATGCTAATAGAAGTGGTGCCATTTTATATCAAAACATTCCAAATCCATTTAACAATACATCTTCTATCCGTTACTTCATTCCTCAAGAATTAACAGGTGATGCTGCTATTGTATTTGTGAATACAGCAGGACAAGTAATTTCTAATGTTGAATTAACACAAAAAGGAGATCAGGAATTAAACATTAACACAAACTCATTATCTTCTGGTATGTACTACTACACATTATATGTAGGTGGTAAAAAAGTAGCTACGAAGAAAATGATTATAGAATAA
- a CDS encoding YCF48-related protein — translation MRSMLSICILFLFFSCEETQKEKKSPQKTFSTVEITPIFNDSVSIRAIAITPENNLVYGGNNTTIGHYNAKTNQHTNLLKGKVPDSLNVSFRAVAHVNNTTFGISIVNPALLYKISKDGKVELVYKETHDKVFYDAIAFWNAKEGIAMGDPTDDCISIIITRDGGNTWRKVSCEELPKAKEGEAAFAASNTNIAIVGDETWIATGGKASRILYSADKGNTWTVFETPIVQGIETTGMYSIDFYDANNGFAIGGDYSKADIKEANKIRTSDGGKTWQLVAENQHPGYRSCVQYVPNSDAKALVAVGFKGIDYSNDAGNTWKHLSDEGFYTLKFINDSTAYAAGKNRIAKLLFQ, via the coding sequence ATGCGTTCTATGTTATCGATATGTATACTATTTTTATTTTTTTCTTGTGAAGAAACGCAAAAAGAGAAAAAGTCACCTCAAAAAACATTTTCCACAGTAGAAATTACGCCAATATTCAACGATTCTGTGAGCATTCGCGCCATAGCGATTACACCTGAAAATAATTTGGTATACGGCGGAAACAACACAACTATTGGACACTATAATGCAAAAACCAATCAGCATACAAACCTGCTCAAAGGAAAAGTTCCAGATTCACTGAACGTGAGTTTTCGTGCCGTAGCGCATGTCAATAATACTACGTTTGGAATCAGTATTGTGAATCCGGCATTGTTATATAAAATTTCGAAAGACGGAAAAGTGGAGTTGGTCTACAAAGAAACACACGATAAAGTATTTTATGATGCCATTGCTTTTTGGAATGCAAAAGAAGGAATTGCGATGGGCGATCCCACAGACGATTGTATCAGCATCATCATTACACGCGATGGTGGAAATACATGGCGGAAAGTTTCCTGCGAGGAATTGCCCAAAGCAAAAGAAGGAGAAGCTGCTTTTGCAGCAAGCAATACCAACATTGCCATTGTTGGTGACGAAACTTGGATTGCCACAGGCGGAAAAGCGAGCAGAATTTTATATTCGGCAGATAAAGGCAACACGTGGACAGTATTTGAAACGCCTATTGTACAAGGAATAGAAACGACAGGAATGTATTCTATCGACTTTTACGATGCCAACAACGGATTTGCCATTGGTGGCGATTACAGCAAAGCAGACATCAAGGAAGCCAACAAAATCCGAACGTCTGACGGCGGCAAAACATGGCAATTGGTTGCCGAAAACCAACATCCAGGGTATCGAAGCTGTGTGCAATACGTTCCAAACAGCGATGCAAAAGCATTGGTTGCGGTTGGTTTCAAAGGAATCGACTATTCCAACGACGCAGGAAACACTTGGAAACATCTTTCTGACGAAGGTTTTTACACTCTCAAATTCATCAACGATTCTACAGCGTATGCGGCTGGGAAAAATAGGATTGCGAAGTTGTTGTTTCAATAA